CTTCTCCCGCGCAGGCCTCCCCTTCATTGAACCGGCCCTCCGCGAAACACCCGACATCCTCCTGAAAGCCGCCGCAGGCAATCTGCCACAGCTCATCCAACCCACCGATATCAAAGGCATCATCCACTCCCACTCCCAATGGAGCGATGGTGTCAGCTCCCTGGAAGATATGGCGAAAGCCGCGAGGGATAAAGGTTTTGAATACCTGGTCATCAGCGACCACTCCCGGTCGGCCTTCTATGCCAACGGCCTCCAGCCCGAACGCATCCTGGCGCAGCATGCGCAGATCGACGAGCTGAACAGGCAACTCGCCCCCTTCAAAATATTCAAAAGCATTGAGGCCGACATCCTCAACGACGGCAGCCTGGATTACCCGGATGAAATCCTCCGCAGCTTCGACCTCGTGATCGCATCCGTGCATTCCAACCTGAAAATGCCGGAAGAAAAAGCCATGGCGCGCCTGCTCACCGCCATCACCAATCCGTATACCACCATCCTCGGACATATGACGGGCCGCCTGCTCCTCAGCCGCAACGGTTACCCCGTCAACCATCCCGCCATCATCGACGCCTGCGTGGCCAACCAGGTGGCGATCGAGCTGAACGCGCACCCGCGCCGGCTGGACATTGATTGGGAATGGATTGCCCTGGCCATCGACCGCGGCGCCCTGATCTCCATCGACCCGGACGCGCACGATATCTCCGGCTTCGACGACATCCGCTACGGTACGCTGACAGCACAGAAAGGCGGGCTCTCCGCCGACAAGAACCTCAGCAGCTTCGGCCTGCAGGCATTCGAATCCTGGCTGTCCGCCCGCCGGAAATCCAAAGGAATCTGACATGTTATTAAACGCCCTCGCCCTGGCCGTAGCGCCGGGGATTGCCATCATGCTGGCCATTTACGCGCTCGACCAGCGCAACCGCGAGCCCCTGGGCCTGCTGATCCGTTGTTTCCTGTTGGGCGTCCTCAGCGTGGCGATCCCGCTTGCCGTGCAATCGGTGGCCGCCCTGCAAGGCTGGCGCTCTTCCGGCGGCGGGTGGCTCCACACCGTTATATACGCCTTCATCATCGTGGGGTTGAGCGAAGAAGGCGGCAAATACCTCGTGTTGCGGTACTTCGCCTATCCGAAAAAAGCATTCGACGAGCCTTTCGATGGCATCGTGTATTCTATCATGATCGGCATGGGATTCGCCACGGCGGAAAATATCAGTTACGTATACCAATTCGGCATGGCTACTGGATGGGCGCGTATGTTCATTTCCGTGCCGGCGCACGCCTGTTTCGCCATCCTCATGGGTTATTACACCGGGCTCGCGAAGTTTATCCCCCAGCACCGGGGCACTTTGCTGTTCACAGGGCTCTTCTGGGCGGTGATGTTCCACGGCGCGTTCGATTTCTTTCTCTTTATCGGCGACAGCATTTTCCAGGTGGCGGCCGCGCTCCTGTGTCTCTATATCGCCGTGCGCCTGTCTATACGGGCCATACGGCAACACAGGGCCACTTCCCGCGAGTGGGAAAGGCTGCGCAGGGAAAATGAAAATCAGGAAGAAAGGGGAACCGAAGTTGATCAGGATTGATTGCCCGTCACGCTTTTGCGGGTGAGCCAGAAATACAGCCCGTATCCAATAAAAGGAAGGAAAAAAACCAGCATGAGCCACTTGAGATGGTAGGGCCGGTTATTGTCGGCACGTTTGAAAGTATGCAGTACCACAAACCGGACCACCAGCCAGAGGTGGGCAAGGAACAACAGCATGAGGATCATCTCTTCTTTCATGGCTTTCCGGTACGTTGGTGTGTTTTAAATCTAGCAATTTTTTGGAAGAACGCATAAAAAAAGAGGCCCGATTTGATAATCAGGCCCATCCTCCAAATTAACTAGTAATGCAAAGTGGATATAAAAAAAAGTTTGTGTATGCGGTTGTAAGGAATGTAAAAGGAAAGGGGCAGAAAGCACCGGTTTCCTCTCTGTAAATCTACAAAAATTTCATTATATAGTTAGGATTGCTTAACTATTTCTGAGCGTCCGGGAGAATATTTCCGGAATGTAATTATGTTGAAGTGGAGCGATGGGAAGGGGGTAAAATGAAAAGAGCCCGATAAGACAATCAGGCTCGTTTTTCTCCAATTTAGCTTAAGACAAAAATCCCTTATTCCCTAATAAGACTCTTTAAAATGTTTTTTGTAAGCCTGCCAAACCAAAGTTGAAAAAAGAGCCCGACACGAACATCAGGCTCGGATTTTTCTCCAATTTAGCTTAAGACAAAACTTACTGCCCTGCGTTGCCGCCCAGGCAAAATATCTTGGTGAAATAAAATCGGATCTTTTGAAAGAACTTATATTGATACCTCAAAATCAACAACCTCACTTACGGTATCAACTATACATCAAATCTAATTTAAAAATTCGAAGTTACAAAACACTCACGTTAGGATAACTAACTATTAACCAAACCACCGCATTCCATTTTCACTGTCAAACAACCCCTGTAACTTGTCGTGTAGGCTTGTTTGAGAGGTATATACGGTTACCGTGAAAAGACGGATTGATTAACCCGGATATTTATTTATCTAATGTATAATTTTTTATTGATTAAAGGAATCTCGGCGTCGGTTTTTTATCCTTCTCCAAACTGAACCGGTAATTCAACATCAGTTCATGCGATCCCCCCTGCATGCTCTTCAAATGCGTCGAGGATGCGAAATCATACGAATAACCAAACTGGAAATTCTTTGAAACCTGCACCTGCATTGTCGCACAGGCTGATTTCTCCGTCCGCCACGTTGCCCCCGCCCATAACACATCTTTCAAAATAAACATCGCATTGATATCTGCCTGCACACCTGCACCGCTAACCTGGCGCAAAACCACCCCTGGTTTGAATTTCAGGAAACTGTTAATCCTCGTCAGATAAGCGCCGTGCAGATACATATGCCGCTTGAACTCCACTTTGTTAACAGAACCGCCCAGGTCAAAATTGTGGAACGAGGGCGCAGAAAAGCCAACGAACCACTTGTCGGAAAACAACACGAAACCAAATCCGACGTCTGTTTTCCAATACGACTGGTTGTTCGAAAACACCGGATCCTCAGGCGTTCCGAGATGTTCGTTATTCTCCCGGTATTGCTCCATCCCTCCCTTCAGCCCCATCGCCAGGTACAATTTGTCATCCAGCTTTACCTTTTGCGATACGTTCAGGTGATAACCCGTTTGCGAATAAATAGTGATTTCATCCTTCAACGCCATGAAACCTACGCTCGTTCCCGTAGACTTTATCGGCGAATAAAAGGAGAACGTCGCCGTTTTGGGCGCGCCTTCCATCCCCACCCACTGATTCCGCATCACCACCGTGGCGCTGCCGAATTCATCCATCGAAGGATACCCGGGATTGATCACCATCCCGTTATACTGGTACTGCGCGTACAACGGCTGTTGCTGCGCTGCAGCTTCCCCGGCCGCGAAAAGCGCGGCCAGGGAGAACAGAATTTTTTGAATGCCTGTTTTCATCTGAAAAACATTTTAAGCTTATTGGGCAGATTTCAGTACGATATAACCATTGTAGCGTGTCAGTTTTCCTTCCGCATCCCAAACCTGGAGCACATAGAAGTAAGACCCGTCCGGAAGCTGGCTGCCATTGCCGCCACCCCTGTTCGCCAAGCCCTTGAACGCATTGTTCTGGTTATGATAATTAACCGTCTGGAATACGGTGCCGCCCCAACGGTTCACAATCACCAATTCACTACGGCCGTATTTCTCAATATTCTCGATCACCAGCACATCGTTGATACCGTCGCCATTGGGCGACAACCCCTTATGCACCCGGATCACCATATCGGGATTTAAATCGTCGTTCACGATCACGCCTACCGCAACCGCTGCCGTTCCCATCACGGGAACATTCTGCGAAGAAGCCACTACAGCACCAGTGAGCTTCACTGCGAAGAACTCGTCTTCTTCCACTTTCGTGTCGCCGATCACCGGCACTTCTATCACTCCTTCCTCCACTCCCGCCGCGATTACGATCGACCGCGTGGCGTCCTGGAAGTCTTCCGCGGCTATCGCACGCTGGGAATCCTTGTCCGCCCCCTGCCCTTCGAATGCATCGGCAAAAGCGTATTCCACCGTTATGGGGCGCGTGCTCTTACGGCTCAATACCACTTTGAAAGGCATCATCGCCATACCGGAATTGCCTTCGTCGATACGGGAGGAATCGGATGCGAAGCTGATCGTGAGCACGTCGTTGTCTTTCACCGCGGTGCTCGTCCTGTCGTCCGTACCCGGCCGGTAAGCCTGTCCCGCGCCGCTGTGGGGCTGGATGGTAAGGTTGATGTATCCTTCGTCGTCGTTCGTGTCGTTTTCGTCGGATGTAAGCTGGAATGTAACCTCCGTTTGGTTGGCAGGCATGGTCACCGTCAGTGTGGTGCCCGAGCGCGGCGTGGCCGTGGTCACTGTTCTCACCGCATCATGCGCCATCGTGATGTACACGGGGATCGCGGCGGGGAAGGCTTCGGAGGAACGCAGCGTTACCGTCAGGTTGCCGCCTTCGTTCACTTCCGCCGTGGCCGCCAGTTCCATACGGATCTGGTCGTCGTCGATCAGGTTCACCGTGGCCGTGTGCTGCGCATCGATGGGCCAGGTATAGCTGCCCAGGGGCGCGGATGCCGCCGTCAGCGTAATCTCGATGGTTTCAGTGGGCTCAAGGATATTGTCATTGACGGGTTGAATGGTGATGATAGCCTCCTTCTGACCGGCCGGAATGTCTACCGATCCGGTAAGCACCTGGTAATCAGCGCCCGCGGACGCCGTGCCGCCAATGTTGTAGGACACGTTCACGGGTACAACGGTAGTCAGGTCCGTATCGGCGAAACGCACGCGCACCCTGCCGGCAGTCGCGGGTTCCGCGGCGTCGGCGATCTTCTCGATGAGGATGCTCCGGCTGATTGACATGTCATCGTCCGCCAGGCTCATGGAGACCGCGCCGCTGGTGGCGATGTTTACCGGCACGGTGGCGCCGAGGTATTCGAAGCTGCCGGAAACCAGCGTCATCGTTACGGTTTCATTGTTCTCAAGGATCTTGTCATCCAGCACATTTACCGTCACATCCACACCCGATTCGCCGGCTTTAATGACAGCCGTACCGGTCAGCGCGGTGTAATCCTTGCCGGACGTTGCCGTGCCTCCTGTAGTGTACTGCATTGTAATATCCGCAGGTGCTACACCGGAGGCCAGTTGCAGGCGGAAACTTCCGTGCGCGGAAGGCTCTGCCGCATCTGCAGCCTTCGTGGCTGTGATATGCACACCGGGCGCGGGCTCGCCAGGGATGGTGATCGTGGCCGCTGGCTCGAACGTAAACCCTGTTGCCGTGGCGGTGATCTGCAATACCTCGCTTACTTCCGCGATCATATCCGGCACTGCGGTGAGCTGTACGGTAACCGACTGCTGTCCCGAACCGATGGTCACCGGTGTAGGGGAAATGGAGAAATCGGCCGCGGTAGCGCTTTGCGCCGCGTTCGCACCCACCGTGAGGGTGATCGGACTGGCGGTGCTGATACCTGCAGGGAGGGAGAATCTCACATTCGTGAGGTTCCCTTCGTGCAGGGTGGTGGAGTCGATGGTAATGGTAATATGGCGGTTGGCCGCGATAAGACCGGTGCCGTCGGTGATTTCAATGATGCCGCCGTTGAACGTGAAGCCTGCCGGCGCGGTGCCGCCGATGTGCAGTTCCTCCACACCTTCCAGGATGCCGTCCGTTGCCGCGGTAATTGTGAAATCTGCGCTGGTATTGGCGAGCGCGGGGATCGTCACGTTGGCGGTGATGGCGCCGTGGTCGGTGTCAGCGGCGGTGGAAGCGGGGTCTTTGCTTAATTGAACAGTGATATCGGTGCTCGATGTGATGCCGGCGGGCAGGCTGATCCTGAATTGACCCGCGTTGCCTTCCGCGATGCTGGCGCCAGTGGGCAGCAGCACGATTTTCGTTTTGGCGGGATCAAGTCTGGTGGCGTCTTCCAGGCTAATGCTGATGCCATCCACCACAAATCCTGCCGCCGTTCCTTCGAGTTGCAGCGATTCAAGTTGTTCCAGGATGTTATCCGTTACCGCGCTCACCGTAAAGGTAACCGCATGTTGACCGGCCCCGATCGTTACGGAAGCGGGCAAAGCGCTGTGATCGCCGCTGGCGGCGGAGGAAACGGCGCTTTTCGTGATGTTCACCATGATGTCGCTGCCAGCGATGTAAGTACCTGGCAGGGAAACGGTGATGGTGGTGGCGGTGGCGCCTTCACGAATGGTAGCCGCGGTGGCGGTCATCGTGATGTTTCCCGATACAGGTGCTTCCTGTATATCCACCAGTATGTTTTTACTGAAGGTAAAACCACCTGTTGCAGTGGGTACCAGTTCCAGTTTTTCCGTCGTCTCAATCAGCTGGTCAGCTTCCGTTTCGATTACCAGCGATGCGGTTGTTGCACCGGCTGCGATGGTCACCGTCGCGGGCAAACCGCCTTCCAGGTCGGCAGCGGAAGCTGCGGGAGTTGCGGTACCCTGCGCCAGGCTAATCACCACCGGCACTTCAGATGTTACACCGGCCGGTAAACTGAAAGTCCACGTTACAGAATTGCCTTCCACAACGGAAGCCGGACCAGCCACTGAAATCAGCTTATCGGAAACGTCGGTGATGGTGATGTTGGATGATTTGGATGTCGTGAAACCGAATATGGTCGCATCCGCCGTTACCTGCAACAATTCATTGGATTCGATGATGGCGTCTGTTGCCGCTTCTACTTCGAACGTCTGGCTGTTGCTGCCCGCTTCGATCGTTACCGTCGCCGGCAGCACGTAATCGCCCGCGGTCACGGAAGCCGCGCTGCCCGCTCCTTTCGAAAGTGTGACTGTCAAGGGCTGCGTGGTGATGATGTTGGCGGGAAGCGCCACCGTCATCGTCACCTTATCCCCTTCCGCGATTGTTGCGGTAGCGGGAGTGAGCTGCAATGTCTTGTTGGCGTCAGTCCCGGTGGCGTCGGTTACCGTGAGGGTAACGCCGGTTACCGGGATATTCGGGTTCGCATTCCCGCCGAGTACCAGCGTTTCGCTGGATTCGAGCAGGAAGTCGGCGTTGGTGGTGAGGATGAACGTGCCTTCGGTAGTACCTGCCGGGATGGTGATCGTTCCGGGGGCTTCATGTTCTGCATCGCCCAGGGTGGATGCGCCGTCTTTCGCCAGCGTCACCGTGATGGCCGAGGTGGCCGTTGCACCGCCTGTGAGCGTGGCCGTAATCAGCGCGCTGCCGCCTTCCTGTACGCTGGCGGGCGTGGAAGTGAGGGTGATGCCCGCTGCCGCCAGGTCGCCGTCGGTAATGGAGAACGACAACGGTTGCGAAAAGGTGAAGTCTGTGGCCGAAGGATTCAGCGTGAGTGTTTCCGCGGGCTCAATCAGCAGATCGGCTTTCGCGTTGAAGGTAACATCCGCATACGGTTGCCCGGCGGCGATCGTTACCACTGGCAGGCCTGTCAGATCCGCCAGGGTAGCGGTGGATGAGGGATCTGCCGTCAAGGCGATATGAATATCGGAAGCGGCCGTTACCCCCGCAGGCAGGCTGAAGCGGTACACGATGCCGCTGCCTTCGCTTACCGTGGCCGGACCGGTCACCGTAATATGCTTGGTGGAAACGTCGGTGATCGTGATATTGGATTTATCCGTGGAGGCGAATCCGAACACCGTACCTGTAGCCTCCAGTTCGAGCAGCTCCGGACTTTCAATATTACCGTCCGTAATCGCCGATACCTGGAAGGTGACGCTGTTCTCCATCGCCGGGATGGTTACCGAAGCCGGGAAGCTGTATTCCCCTGCCGTCAGCGAGGCGGCGGTATTGGCGCCGCGGGACAGGTTCACGGTAACCGGTGTTGTCGACTGTATGCCCGCGGGCAGGGAAACCGTCATCGTAACGCTGTTGCCTTCCATGATGGTGGCGGTGGCGGGTGTGAGACTGAGTGTTTTATTCGCGTTGGACCCCGTGGCATCGGTTACCGAAACGGTAGCGCCGGAAACCGGGATGGCAGGGCTCGACGTGCCGCCGAGCACCAGTGTTTCAGTGGGCTCCAGCAGCTGGTCGGTATGGGTCGAAAGTGTGAAGGTACCTTCTGTGTCGCCGCTGGCGATGGTGATCGTGCCCAGTGCGCCATGTTCTGTGTTGGACAAGGTGCTGGCTGCGTCTTTGGAAAGGGTGATTACGATATCGCTTTTCGCCGTCACACCGCCTGTAAGCGTGGCTTTAACCGCGGTGCCGCCGCCTTCCGCGATGGTTGCAGGCGCAACGGAAAGCTGGATGCCCGCTGCGGCCAGGTCGGCGTCTGTGATGGTGAAGGAAACGTTTTGAGAGAAGGTGAAGCCTGCGGCCGAAGGTGTCAGCGTCAGCGTTTCCACCGGTTCGATTTGCTGGTCAACTTTAGCGGTGAAGGTGACTTCGCCGAAAGGCTGCCCTGCCGCGATTGTCACTACCGGCAAACCCGTGAGATCGGCGAGCGTGGCGGTGGAAGATGCTATAGCGGCAAGATTGACGGTGATATCACTGGTGGCGGTTATACCGGAGGGCAGGCTGAAGCGGTAAACAATATCCTGGCCTTCCACAACGTTCGCCGGTCCGCTCACGGTGATCGTCTTGTCCGAAACGTCGGTGATGGTGATATCAGCGTTGGCGGTGGAAGCATGTCCGAAAACAGTACCTGCTACAGTCAGCTCCAATAGTTCCTGCCCTTCGATATGCCCGTCTGCCAGCGCCTCCACTTCGAAAGTTTTGCCGTTAGTACCGGCGTCGATGGTCACGGTAGCCGGGAAGCTGTAATCACCTGCGGTGAGCGTGGCACTGCTGCCCATGCCTTTCGAAAGTGCAACCGTGATGGCTTGCGTGGTGATGATGTTTTCCGGCAATGCGACCGTCAGTACCGCTTTGCCGCCTTCCGCCACTGTTGCGGTGGCTGGCGTGAGGCGCAGGGATTTATTCGCGGCGGTACCTGTAGCGTCGGAAACGGTGATGGTGGTACCGGTAACGGGAATGCTGCCGGTGGCAGTTCCCCCGATCACGAGGTTCTCCGTGGTTTCCAGGTGTTGATCCGTATTGGTGACCAGCGTAAACGTTCCTTCCGTGCCGTCGGCCGGGATCACGATGGTACCCAAAGCGCCATGCTCGCTGTTGCCGAGTGTAGACGCCGCGTCTTTCGTGAGTGTAACGGTAATGTCTGTGGAAGACTGTACCCCGCCGGTCAATGTTGCTTTGATGATGGTGCTGTTGCCTTCCGCAACACCGGACGGTATTGCGGACAGCGTAATGCCGGCGGCGGCAAGGTCGCCGTCGGTAATGGTGAAGGTCACCGGCTGGCTGAATGTGAAGCCCGCCAGCGTCGAAGGATTCAGCACCAGCGTTTCGGCGGGCTCGATCAGGTTGTCGGTTTTCGCGGTGAAGGTGATTTCACCGAAAGGCTCATCCGCCAGGATCTTCAGCGACGGTACCCCTGTAAGGTCATCGAGTGTGGCGGTGGAAGAGGGATCCGCTGTCAGTGTGATAGAAATATCGCTGGTAGCGGATACGCCGTCGGGCAGGGCAAAGCGCCAGGTGATGGTACTGCCTTCGGCCACGGTGGCCGCACCGCTGACGGTGATGTGTTTATCGGAAATATCGGTGATGGTAATTTTAGAAGCGTCGGTCGATGTGAATCCAAACACGGTAGCCGTGGCCACCAGCTCCAGTTGTTCAGAGCTTTCAATAAGCGCATCTGCTACGGCGGTCACGTCGAAGCTCTTGCTGCCGGTACCGGCGTCGATGGTTACGGTGCCGGGGAAGCTGTAATCGCCCGCCGTTAGCGTGGCGGAGCTGGCAGGGCCTTTCGCCAGGCTGATGGTAACAGCCTGAGATGTGATGATATCTTCCGGCAGCGAAACCGTCATCGTCACTTTACCGCTTTCCACGATGGTGGCGGTAACCGGCGTCAGTGTGATGGTTTTGTTCGCGTTGGTGCCGGTGGCGTCGGTCACGGTAACGGTGGTGCCGGAAACCGGGATCGAAGAAGTGGCCGTACCTTCCAGCACGAGTGTTTCCGACGGTTCCAGGATTTTATCTGTGTTGGTGGACAGGGTCAGGGTACCTTCCGTTTCCCCTGCTGCGATCGTGATCACGCCCAGGGCGCCATGCTCATTGTCGGCCAGGGTGGAAGC
Above is a genomic segment from Chitinophaga pollutisoli containing:
- a CDS encoding PrsW family glutamic-type intramembrane protease; its protein translation is MLLNALALAVAPGIAIMLAIYALDQRNREPLGLLIRCFLLGVLSVAIPLAVQSVAALQGWRSSGGGWLHTVIYAFIIVGLSEEGGKYLVLRYFAYPKKAFDEPFDGIVYSIMIGMGFATAENISYVYQFGMATGWARMFISVPAHACFAILMGYYTGLAKFIPQHRGTLLFTGLFWAVMFHGAFDFFLFIGDSIFQVAAALLCLYIAVRLSIRAIRQHRATSREWERLRRENENQEERGTEVDQD
- a CDS encoding PLDc N-terminal domain-containing protein; the encoded protein is MKEEMILMLLFLAHLWLVVRFVVLHTFKRADNNRPYHLKWLMLVFFLPFIGYGLYFWLTRKSVTGNQS
- a CDS encoding PorP/SprF family type IX secretion system membrane protein, whose amino-acid sequence is MKTGIQKILFSLAALFAAGEAAAQQQPLYAQYQYNGMVINPGYPSMDEFGSATVVMRNQWVGMEGAPKTATFSFYSPIKSTGTSVGFMALKDEITIYSQTGYHLNVSQKVKLDDKLYLAMGLKGGMEQYRENNEHLGTPEDPVFSNNQSYWKTDVGFGFVLFSDKWFVGFSAPSFHNFDLGGSVNKVEFKRHMYLHGAYLTRINSFLKFKPGVVLRQVSGAGVQADINAMFILKDVLWAGATWRTEKSACATMQVQVSKNFQFGYSYDFASSTHLKSMQGGSHELMLNYRFSLEKDKKPTPRFL